The Polyangiaceae bacterium genome includes a region encoding these proteins:
- a CDS encoding ABC transporter permease — protein sequence MASPVTARALQPFASLGASFLETSQVVGGMGVMFGRIVWRLARLSFDRSELLKNMYKMGVKSVPIVVVTALFTGGIMVIQAAPLVQRYGAHGLLGWGAGFGTLREIGPLLTALMISGRVGANNTAELGTMVVTEQIDALRALAIDPISFLIVPRFIGVVTTLFLATVFADALALLGAAYAGLGILGVEPQVFFNGLTSGLLGLGDVFHGLIKSVVFGMVIALASCQFGMATSGGAPGVGRAVNSTVVVSAAGIFVLDYIVSFAIG from the coding sequence ATGGCCAGCCCCGTGACCGCCCGCGCCCTGCAACCCTTCGCCTCTCTCGGCGCCTCCTTCCTGGAGACGAGCCAGGTCGTGGGCGGCATGGGCGTGATGTTCGGGCGCATCGTCTGGCGCCTGGCGCGCCTCTCGTTCGACCGCAGCGAGCTCTTGAAGAACATGTACAAGATGGGCGTCAAGTCCGTGCCCATCGTCGTGGTCACCGCGCTCTTCACCGGCGGCATCATGGTGATCCAGGCAGCGCCGCTGGTGCAGCGCTATGGTGCCCACGGCCTGCTCGGCTGGGGCGCCGGCTTCGGCACGCTGCGCGAGATCGGCCCGCTCTTGACCGCGCTGATGATCTCCGGGCGCGTGGGCGCCAACAACACGGCGGAGCTCGGCACCATGGTCGTCACCGAGCAGATCGACGCCCTGCGCGCCTTGGCCATCGATCCCATCAGCTTCCTGATCGTTCCGCGCTTCATCGGCGTCGTGACCACGCTGTTCCTGGCGACGGTTTTCGCCGACGCCCTCGCGTTGCTCGGCGCCGCGTACGCTGGCTTGGGCATCCTGGGCGTGGAGCCCCAGGTGTTCTTCAACGGCCTGACCAGCGGCCTGCTCGGCCTCGGCGACGTGTTCCACGGGCTGATCAAGAGCGTGGTCTTCGGCATGGTCATCGCCCTGGCCAGCTGCCAGTTCGGCATGGCCACGAGCGGCGGCGCCCCCGGCGTCGGCCGCGCGGTCAACTCCACCGTGGTCGTGAGCGCCGCCGGCATCTTCGTGCTCGACTACATCGTCTCCTTCGCGATCGGGTGA
- a CDS encoding ABC transporter permease, translating to MADAVEHAPESAVGHIDEDAVVHERTGLAWVGGSVLDLLGAGKQLYSVLVKTLYYSARGVRQPGAVARQMYEIGNQSLVFLSVVMGFIGMILVFQAGLQAKRVVPDLSLLGATFLELLVRDLAASISALMLATRVGAGIAAEIGSMVVTEQVDALRMCAADPVDYLIVPRFKASIVMTTVLVIIAAGVAFTTGMLTGYVFFEINPRTFVNLSMVDAGDLTIGLSKCVAYGAAIPVVSGYCGLSTFGGSEGVGWATTRAVVNSSLTVIIMNFFISGAGYLIFG from the coding sequence ATGGCAGACGCGGTCGAGCACGCCCCCGAGAGCGCCGTCGGCCACATCGACGAAGACGCGGTCGTCCACGAGCGCACCGGGCTCGCGTGGGTCGGCGGCTCGGTGCTCGATCTGCTCGGCGCTGGCAAGCAGCTCTACTCGGTGCTCGTCAAGACGCTGTACTACTCCGCGCGCGGCGTGCGGCAGCCCGGCGCGGTCGCGCGGCAGATGTACGAGATCGGCAACCAGAGCCTGGTGTTCTTGTCCGTGGTGATGGGTTTCATCGGCATGATCCTGGTGTTCCAGGCTGGGCTGCAGGCCAAGCGGGTGGTGCCCGACCTGTCGCTGCTCGGCGCCACCTTCCTCGAGCTCTTGGTGCGCGATCTGGCCGCGAGCATCTCGGCGCTGATGCTGGCCACCCGCGTGGGCGCGGGCATCGCGGCCGAAATCGGCTCGATGGTGGTGACCGAGCAGGTGGACGCGCTGCGCATGTGCGCCGCCGATCCCGTCGACTACCTGATCGTTCCGCGCTTCAAGGCCAGCATCGTCATGACCACCGTGCTGGTGATCATCGCCGCCGGCGTGGCCTTCACCACCGGCATGCTGACCGGCTACGTCTTCTTCGAGATCAATCCGCGCACCTTCGTCAACCTGAGCATGGTCGACGCCGGCGACCTGACCATCGGCCTGAGCAAGTGCGTCGCCTACGGCGCGGCCATCCCGGTCGTGAGCGGCTACTGCGGCCTCTCCACCTTCGGCGGCTCCGAGGGCGTGGGCTGGGCGACGACCCGCGCGGTGGTCAACTCGTCGTTGACGGTGATCATCATGAACTTCTTCATCAGCGGCGCCGGCTACCTGATCTTCGGTTGA
- a CDS encoding ATP-binding cassette domain-containing protein — translation MISFRNVRKSFGPKDVLRGVSFDVEDGEVFFIIGASGVGKSVLIKHLIGLLYPDGGEIWLDGEEVSRFDEQKMYGVRMKCAMVFQHSTLFDSMTCAENVALPLRKHKGLKPKEARIEAQRLLTQVHMAEFGDRYPAELGDGMRKRVAIARALSLEPRYVLFDEPTTSLDPVSARRVDKLIRELSDTLGVTSIVVSHDLASIFTIADRIVMLYKGEVKLLGKPEDFRRSPDGIIQQFINGRAEGPMEA, via the coding sequence ATGATCTCGTTCCGGAACGTCAGGAAGTCGTTCGGTCCGAAGGACGTGCTCCGCGGCGTGAGCTTCGACGTCGAGGACGGCGAGGTGTTCTTCATCATCGGCGCCTCCGGCGTGGGCAAGAGCGTGCTGATCAAGCACCTGATCGGCCTGCTCTACCCGGACGGCGGCGAGATCTGGCTCGACGGCGAGGAGGTCAGCCGCTTCGACGAGCAGAAGATGTACGGCGTACGGATGAAGTGCGCGATGGTGTTCCAGCACTCCACCCTGTTCGACTCGATGACCTGCGCGGAGAACGTCGCGTTGCCGCTGCGCAAGCACAAAGGTCTCAAGCCCAAGGAGGCTCGGATCGAGGCCCAGCGGCTGCTCACCCAGGTGCACATGGCGGAGTTCGGCGACCGCTACCCGGCGGAGCTCGGGGACGGCATGCGCAAGCGGGTCGCCATCGCCCGCGCGCTCTCGCTCGAGCCGCGCTACGTACTGTTCGACGAGCCCACCACCAGCCTGGACCCGGTCAGCGCGCGGCGCGTTGACAAGTTGATCCGCGAGCTCAGCGACACCCTCGGCGTGACCAGCATCGTGGTCTCGCACGACCTGGCCAGCATCTTCACGATCGCCGACCGCATCGTGATGCTGTACAAAGGTGAGGTGAAGCTCCTCGGCAAGCCCGAAGATTTCAGGCGCTCGCCGGATGGCATCATCCAGCAGTTCATCAACGGACGCGCCGAAGGACCCATGGAGGCCTGA
- a CDS encoding MCE family protein, translating into MSQRSIEVKVGVLILLALGLLGSFVVVMGGLSFEPTYTVYVDFDNPGGLQSGAPIRIAGVKVGKVKEMQFRGGEIDPKTNQPVPPVRIVAHVEKRYQKAIHENSRWYVTTQGVLGEQFLAVEPGSQDRPVLAENAVVSGISPPRLDLLLSESYELLHRAYEGITKNEKKIGETFDGLHATLKGTGDFMAGNQKKLDNIVSNVETLTVESNETVRAARDRYIDNPQIQRIIGNVERTTSTLDKEVGPLLSDGRGVLADTKKLTGTLASDPQLKKYQKITQDVSDTTGRAKLAAADAQAMVAHIKRGKGTVGALVMDEALYDDLQEMLRDLKHNPWKFFWRE; encoded by the coding sequence ATGAGCCAGCGATCGATCGAGGTGAAAGTCGGCGTGTTGATCCTGCTGGCCCTGGGCCTGCTCGGGTCCTTCGTGGTCGTGATGGGGGGCCTGTCGTTCGAGCCGACCTACACGGTCTACGTCGACTTCGACAACCCCGGAGGGTTGCAGAGCGGAGCGCCCATCCGCATCGCCGGGGTCAAGGTCGGCAAGGTCAAGGAGATGCAGTTCCGCGGCGGCGAGATCGATCCCAAGACCAACCAGCCGGTGCCGCCGGTGCGCATCGTGGCGCACGTCGAGAAGCGCTACCAGAAGGCCATCCACGAGAACTCGCGCTGGTACGTCACGACCCAAGGCGTGCTCGGCGAACAGTTCCTCGCCGTGGAGCCCGGCTCGCAGGACCGGCCGGTCTTGGCCGAGAACGCGGTGGTCTCGGGCATCAGTCCGCCCCGGCTCGATCTCCTGCTCAGCGAGAGCTACGAGCTCTTGCACCGCGCGTACGAGGGCATCACCAAGAACGAGAAGAAGATCGGCGAGACCTTCGACGGCCTGCACGCCACCCTGAAGGGCACCGGGGACTTCATGGCGGGGAACCAGAAGAAGCTCGACAACATCGTCTCGAACGTGGAGACGCTGACCGTGGAGAGCAACGAGACCGTGCGCGCCGCGCGCGACCGGTACATCGACAACCCGCAGATCCAGCGCATCATCGGCAACGTCGAGCGCACGACCAGCACCCTGGACAAGGAGGTCGGCCCTCTACTGTCGGACGGGCGCGGAGTGCTCGCCGATACCAAGAAGCTGACCGGCACCTTGGCCAGCGATCCGCAGCTCAAGAAGTACCAGAAGATCACGCAGGACGTCAGCGACACCACGGGTCGCGCCAAGCTCGCCGCTGCGGACGCCCAGGCGATGGTGGCCCACATCAAGCGCGGCAAGGGCACCGTGGGCGCCCTCGTCATGGATGAGGCGCTCTACGACGACCTGCAGGAGATGCTCCGCGATCTGAAGCACAACCCGTGGAAGTTCTTCTGGCGGGAGTGA
- a CDS encoding biotin/lipoyl-binding carrier protein yields the protein MAVEVRAQITGTVWKVLVQVGQRVVEEETVVILESMKMEIPVEASAAGSVLAVHVSEGDSIEDGTLIVTLE from the coding sequence GTGGCGGTCGAAGTGCGCGCGCAGATCACCGGGACGGTCTGGAAGGTCCTGGTTCAGGTCGGGCAGCGCGTCGTCGAAGAAGAGACCGTGGTCATCCTGGAGTCCATGAAGATGGAGATCCCGGTCGAGGCAAGCGCGGCCGGAAGCGTCCTGGCGGTCCACGTGAGCGAGGGCGACAGCATCGAAGACGGCACGCTGATCGTCACCCTGGAATGA
- the pyrF gene encoding orotidine-5'-phosphate decarboxylase — MTAPDPRRRLAFALDYPSLAEARAGASAVHDAVGVLKVGLELFVREGPSALALGTELGCDVFLDLKLHDIPETVERAVASAVAHGVRYLTLHACGGRRMLEQAARRAEGSGLCLLAVTVLTSLDDADLAELGVGEASGEHAKRLATLARDTGIGGLVCSVKEVASLRQLMGPSAVLVTPGIRPSAGASDDQKRTGTPASAIRSGASLLVVGRPIRDAADPLATARAIGREIAEAEGGA; from the coding sequence GTGACCGCCCCCGATCCGCGGCGCAGGCTCGCGTTCGCCCTCGACTACCCCAGCTTGGCCGAGGCGCGCGCCGGAGCGTCCGCGGTGCACGACGCGGTCGGCGTGCTCAAGGTCGGGCTCGAGCTGTTCGTTCGCGAAGGACCGAGCGCGCTGGCGCTCGGGACCGAGCTGGGCTGCGACGTGTTCCTCGACCTGAAGCTGCACGACATTCCCGAGACGGTCGAGCGCGCGGTGGCCTCCGCGGTCGCCCACGGCGTGCGCTACCTGACGCTGCACGCGTGCGGAGGCCGGCGCATGCTGGAGCAGGCGGCGCGGCGCGCCGAAGGCAGCGGCCTGTGCCTGCTGGCGGTCACGGTGCTGACCTCGCTGGACGACGCCGACCTCGCCGAGCTCGGTGTGGGCGAAGCGAGCGGCGAGCACGCGAAGAGGCTCGCGACCCTGGCCCGCGACACCGGCATCGGCGGCCTGGTCTGCTCGGTGAAGGAGGTCGCCAGCCTGCGGCAGCTGATGGGCCCGAGCGCGGTGCTGGTCACGCCGGGCATTCGCCCGAGCGCGGGTGCGAGCGACGACCAGAAGCGCACCGGGACCCCCGCCTCGGCCATCCGCTCCGGCGCGAGCCTGCTGGTGGTCGGCCGCCCGATCCGCGACGCCGCCGATCCGCTGGCGACGGCCCGGGCCATCGGTCGCGAAATCGCCGAGGCCGAGGGTGGAGCCTGA
- a CDS encoding RNA methyltransferase, protein MEPERGRSRLVAGLQPVREAIRVHGERLSRVLIDDRALPRLDALARFAVDRGVGRVERVSRRELDRQSEGAQHQGVLAFAPPLGLVSAEELLADPGLLGVALDGIQDPQNFGAVIRSAVGIAGAAVIWGEHSSAPLSTATFRASAGAIEHARLCRVKSLVGALTGARDAGVQVVGLEARADRQLGALDLTGPTVLVIGSEGEGMARAVRRACSALAQLLPMTHLDSLNASVASGIALYEAIRQRSR, encoded by the coding sequence GTGGAGCCTGAGCGCGGGCGGTCGCGGCTGGTCGCGGGGCTCCAGCCGGTCCGCGAGGCGATCCGCGTCCATGGCGAGCGTCTGAGCCGGGTGTTGATCGACGACCGCGCCCTGCCCCGGCTGGACGCGCTGGCGCGCTTCGCCGTGGACCGCGGCGTCGGGCGCGTGGAGCGCGTCTCGCGCCGGGAGCTCGACCGCCAGAGCGAGGGCGCCCAGCACCAGGGCGTCCTGGCTTTTGCGCCGCCCCTCGGGCTCGTCAGCGCCGAAGAGCTGTTGGCGGACCCGGGGTTGCTCGGCGTGGCCCTGGACGGGATCCAGGACCCGCAGAACTTCGGCGCGGTGATCCGCAGCGCCGTCGGCATCGCCGGGGCGGCGGTCATCTGGGGTGAGCACTCCTCGGCGCCGCTCAGCACGGCGACCTTCCGAGCGTCAGCCGGCGCCATCGAGCACGCGCGCCTGTGCCGGGTGAAGTCGCTGGTGGGCGCCCTGACCGGCGCGCGCGACGCCGGCGTCCAGGTCGTCGGGTTGGAGGCGCGCGCCGATCGCCAGCTCGGCGCGCTCGATCTGACGGGGCCGACGGTCCTGGTCATCGGCAGCGAAGGTGAAGGCATGGCCCGCGCGGTGCGCCGCGCGTGCAGCGCGCTCGCGCAGCTCTTGCCCATGACCCACCTCGACTCGTTGAACGCCTCGGTGGCGTCGGGGATCGCTCTGTACGAGGCGATTCGCCAGCGCAGTCGCTGA
- a CDS encoding cysteine desulfurase encodes MNVYLDWNATTPPHPAVLEAMRAAADSAWGNPSSIHTAGRRARAIIEELREAIARLLESDPRDVVLTSGGTEANNLALGGATALVVSRLEHPSVTRMAEHLEAGGVPVVWLPVPRAGRIDPQSVRAALAGLGPGATVAVMAVNHETGVVQPLGPIFEAVRAAGARLHVDAVQAVGKLEPETYRRADSIALTAHKLRGPKGIGALVFRGSPALIRPLAHGGSQERGLRPGTQDAVLAAGFLRALAWAGDGPARHAALQAERERLERALTGLAEPNVDEPRVPHVASLFVPAARADELVAAFDLEGLQVSAGSACSAGSSEPSPVLTAMLGEARARGSFRVSIGEDTTTEEIDFAISVMTRVLSARKRSS; translated from the coding sequence ATGAACGTCTACCTGGATTGGAACGCCACCACGCCGCCGCACCCCGCGGTGCTCGAGGCGATGCGTGCCGCAGCGGACAGCGCCTGGGGCAATCCGTCGAGCATCCACACAGCCGGACGCCGCGCTCGCGCGATCATCGAAGAGCTTCGTGAAGCGATCGCGCGACTGCTCGAGTCCGATCCACGCGACGTCGTGCTCACCTCCGGTGGCACCGAGGCCAACAACCTGGCGCTCGGCGGCGCCACCGCGTTGGTGGTGAGTCGGCTCGAGCACCCCTCGGTCACGCGGATGGCGGAGCACCTGGAAGCGGGCGGCGTGCCGGTGGTCTGGCTGCCGGTGCCCCGCGCCGGCCGCATCGATCCCCAGAGCGTGCGCGCGGCGCTCGCGGGCCTCGGGCCGGGCGCCACGGTGGCGGTGATGGCGGTGAACCACGAGACCGGGGTGGTCCAGCCCCTCGGGCCGATCTTCGAGGCGGTGCGGGCGGCCGGCGCGCGGCTGCACGTAGACGCGGTCCAGGCCGTCGGCAAGCTCGAGCCGGAGACCTACCGGCGCGCCGACAGCATCGCACTCACCGCCCACAAGCTCAGGGGGCCCAAGGGCATCGGGGCGCTGGTGTTCCGGGGCTCCCCGGCGCTGATCCGCCCGCTCGCCCACGGCGGCAGCCAAGAGCGAGGGCTCCGGCCCGGGACCCAGGACGCGGTCCTCGCCGCCGGGTTCCTCCGGGCCCTCGCCTGGGCCGGCGACGGGCCCGCCCGGCACGCGGCGCTCCAGGCCGAGCGCGAGCGGCTCGAACGGGCGCTGACCGGCCTGGCCGAGCCCAACGTGGACGAGCCCAGGGTGCCCCACGTGGCGAGCTTGTTCGTTCCGGCGGCGCGCGCGGACGAGCTGGTCGCCGCGTTCGACCTGGAAGGCTTGCAGGTGTCGGCGGGCAGCGCGTGCTCCGCCGGCTCGAGCGAGCCGTCGCCCGTGCTCACGGCGATGCTGGGCGAAGCGCGCGCGCGCGGCTCGTTTCGCGTGAGCATCGGCGAGGACACCACGACCGAGGAGATCGATTTCGCAATTTCCGTGATGACTCGCGTGCTTTCGGCACGCAAGCGAAGCAGCTGA
- a CDS encoding response regulator, which produces MPKVLHIEDDPANRLLVRKLLSAAGFDVIDAEDGLDGIRKAGAERPDLVLVDIAMPGLDGYEVTLRLRSQPELYGVPIVAITAEGSRETSLAVGCDGFLQKPIDARSFAATLRGYLDGRREQVSPDQTGKQLRLQSQKIAAHLEQKIAELEGANAQLRELDLARKEFYRNISHELATPMTPIVGYVKLLGDEELGPLVPAQHKALRSMSECVERLRGLIDNLLDVTALETGKLKLAPRPLDFSEVVRRAIARKRPLFERATLSLATELPGPGLDGHGDAERLGQAIDHLLDNAAKFTPAGGSVGVRARRLASGHFEVVVADTGPGVPAHTLERVFEPFYQVDGSPTRAHGGTGVGLAIVKGIVRGHAGDVRVVSPADERIDGVRLGGAAFYLVVPDRAQSSRA; this is translated from the coding sequence GTGCCCAAGGTCTTGCACATCGAGGACGATCCGGCCAACCGCCTCCTGGTCCGGAAACTGCTGTCCGCCGCGGGCTTCGACGTGATCGACGCCGAGGACGGCCTGGACGGGATCCGCAAGGCCGGCGCCGAGCGTCCCGATCTGGTGCTGGTCGACATCGCCATGCCTGGGCTCGACGGCTACGAGGTCACGCTCCGGCTGCGCTCCCAGCCGGAGCTCTACGGGGTGCCCATCGTCGCCATCACCGCGGAGGGCAGTCGCGAGACCAGCCTGGCGGTCGGCTGCGACGGCTTCCTGCAGAAGCCCATCGACGCGCGATCCTTCGCCGCGACGCTGCGCGGCTACCTGGACGGGCGGCGCGAGCAGGTCTCCCCGGACCAGACCGGCAAGCAGCTCCGGCTTCAGAGCCAGAAGATCGCCGCGCATCTGGAGCAGAAAATCGCCGAGCTCGAGGGCGCCAACGCCCAGCTGCGCGAGCTCGATCTGGCGCGCAAGGAGTTCTACCGGAACATCTCCCACGAGCTCGCGACGCCGATGACGCCCATCGTCGGCTACGTGAAGCTCTTGGGCGACGAGGAGCTCGGTCCGCTGGTCCCCGCGCAGCACAAGGCGCTGCGTTCGATGAGCGAGTGCGTCGAGCGTCTGCGCGGGTTGATCGACAACCTGCTCGACGTGACCGCGCTCGAGACCGGAAAGCTCAAGCTCGCGCCACGGCCGCTGGACTTCAGCGAGGTGGTCCGGCGCGCGATCGCGCGCAAACGCCCGCTGTTCGAGCGGGCCACGCTGAGCTTGGCCACCGAGCTGCCGGGCCCCGGGCTCGACGGTCACGGAGACGCGGAGCGGCTGGGGCAGGCCATCGACCACCTGCTCGACAACGCGGCCAAGTTCACGCCGGCCGGCGGCAGCGTCGGCGTGCGCGCGCGCCGGCTGGCCTCCGGGCACTTCGAGGTGGTGGTCGCAGACACCGGGCCCGGCGTGCCGGCGCACACGCTGGAGCGAGTGTTCGAGCCTTTCTACCAGGTGGACGGCTCGCCGACCCGGGCCCACGGCGGCACCGGTGTCGGCTTGGCCATCGTCAAGGGCATCGTGCGCGGTCACGCCGGCGACGTGCGCGTGGTGTCACCGGCGGACGAGCGCATCGACGGCGTTCGCTTGGGCGGCGCGGCGTTCTACCTGGTCGTTCCCGATCGCGCGCAGAGCTCGCGCGCATGA
- a CDS encoding peptidyl-prolyl cis-trans isomerase, translating into MVKVRASHVLVAYDGARRSSAKRTKDEAKKLADQLHIRLRGGTKFEDVATEHSDDPSAKTRGGDLGAFDRFTMTKAFADAAFALNVGQISEVVETEFGFHIIKRTE; encoded by the coding sequence CTGGTCAAGGTGCGCGCCTCGCACGTGCTGGTCGCCTACGACGGCGCGCGGCGCTCGAGCGCGAAGCGCACCAAAGACGAAGCCAAGAAGCTCGCCGATCAACTGCACATCCGATTGCGCGGCGGAACGAAGTTCGAGGACGTCGCCACCGAGCACTCCGACGATCCCAGCGCGAAGACCCGCGGCGGTGACCTCGGCGCCTTCGATCGCTTCACCATGACCAAGGCCTTCGCAGACGCCGCGTTCGCGTTGAACGTCGGCCAGATCTCCGAAGTGGTCGAGACCGAGTTCGGGTTCCACATCATCAAGCGCACCGAATGA
- the lnt gene encoding apolipoprotein N-acyltransferase translates to MTDEAAPNDEGGDDAPDGDAERQAPPSAAEDPPKTAIFPLKKRVAHGLALLSGLLYFLAFPGIDLWPLGFVALVPLIVALRGQSARTGAALGWTAGFTMTMCGFYWLLEMLKTFSGFPIALCLVFMSILCAYQAGRIAMCGWLAARASERNWPASVAFAGAFVASELLFPLLFPWAYAATVHQVPALLQLAELGGPIAVGLVLVAANLAFAELAIARLTARTPRWRVVGALAAMPALAAIYGLIRIPMVDATTAAAPKARVGIVQANMSLMGKRRDRNEGLRRHLELTRELQANGPLDLVVWSETSVMAPQDEEIAPSLYRNQFTASLGAPAIFGAVLVRRVEDARGYVLFNSALLSDGQGQVTGRYDKQFLLAFGEYLPFGEQFPKLYEISRNSGRFTPGKTLAPLNLGERGIATFICYEDISAPFVRSIVRTGPTDLLVNITNDAWFGDTTEPWIHLALAKLRAIEHRRFLVRSTNSGVSAFVDPVGRVVRNTGTFRKEAIAAEVAWLRPTTLYGTLGDALWWLVSAAAVGMAFVRRRISPRSAPSNRRAPPGM, encoded by the coding sequence ATGACCGACGAGGCAGCTCCGAACGACGAGGGCGGCGACGACGCGCCGGACGGCGACGCCGAGCGCCAGGCTCCGCCGAGCGCCGCCGAAGACCCGCCGAAAACCGCCATCTTCCCGCTGAAGAAGCGCGTCGCGCACGGCCTCGCCCTGCTCTCGGGCTTGCTCTATTTCCTGGCCTTCCCCGGCATCGACCTGTGGCCGCTCGGATTCGTCGCGCTGGTGCCGCTGATCGTCGCGCTGCGTGGCCAGAGCGCGCGCACCGGCGCGGCCCTCGGCTGGACCGCGGGCTTCACCATGACGATGTGCGGCTTCTACTGGCTGCTCGAGATGTTGAAGACCTTCAGCGGCTTTCCCATCGCGTTGTGCCTGGTGTTCATGTCGATCCTGTGCGCGTACCAGGCGGGACGCATCGCGATGTGCGGGTGGCTCGCCGCGCGCGCGAGCGAGCGGAACTGGCCCGCCAGCGTCGCCTTCGCCGGCGCCTTCGTCGCCAGCGAGCTCTTGTTCCCGCTGCTCTTCCCGTGGGCGTACGCCGCCACGGTCCACCAGGTGCCCGCGCTCTTGCAGCTCGCCGAGCTGGGCGGGCCCATCGCCGTCGGCTTGGTGCTGGTGGCCGCGAACCTCGCGTTCGCCGAGCTCGCGATCGCGCGGCTCACGGCCCGCACGCCGCGCTGGCGCGTCGTGGGCGCACTTGCCGCCATGCCGGCCCTCGCCGCGATTTACGGCCTGATTCGCATCCCGATGGTGGACGCGACGACCGCCGCCGCGCCCAAGGCCCGGGTCGGCATCGTGCAAGCCAACATGAGCTTGATGGGCAAGCGCCGCGACCGGAACGAGGGCCTGCGCCGCCACCTGGAGCTCACCCGCGAGCTGCAGGCGAACGGTCCTCTCGATCTTGTGGTCTGGAGCGAGACCAGCGTGATGGCACCGCAGGACGAGGAGATCGCGCCGTCGCTCTACCGCAACCAGTTCACCGCCTCGCTGGGCGCGCCGGCCATCTTCGGTGCGGTGCTGGTGCGTCGAGTCGAGGACGCGCGCGGCTACGTGCTCTTCAACTCTGCGCTGCTCAGCGACGGCCAGGGCCAGGTCACGGGGCGCTACGACAAGCAGTTCCTGCTGGCCTTCGGCGAGTACCTGCCGTTCGGCGAGCAGTTCCCGAAGCTCTACGAAATCTCCCGCAACTCCGGGCGATTCACGCCGGGCAAGACGCTGGCGCCGCTGAACCTGGGAGAGCGGGGCATCGCCACGTTCATCTGTTACGAGGACATCAGCGCACCGTTCGTGCGCTCCATCGTCAGGACCGGCCCGACCGACCTGTTGGTGAACATCACCAACGACGCCTGGTTCGGCGACACCACCGAGCCGTGGATTCACCTCGCCTTGGCCAAGCTCCGCGCCATCGAGCACCGGCGCTTCCTGGTGCGCTCCACCAACAGCGGCGTCAGCGCGTTCGTGGACCCCGTGGGGCGCGTGGTCCGCAACACCGGCACCTTCCGCAAGGAGGCCATCGCCGCCGAGGTCGCTTGGCTCCGCCCGACCACCCTCTACGGCACCCTGGGGGACGCGTTGTGGTGGCTGGTCAGCGCGGCAGCCGTCGGCATGGCGTTCGTGCGCAGGCGAATATCCCCGCGCTCCGCTCCGTCGAACCGGCGTGCCCCCCCTGGCATGTAG
- a CDS encoding DUF72 domain-containing protein, producing MLTVGCAGFAVPATRYFKEYLFVEVQETHLAVPGPGTLRRWRREAPEGFEFALLGPRQVGQEGFREGKVIETALKQLSEVAAELDASTAVFVAPADFTASRSNRSALKDFLLSVREQFARIVFEAGPAWNPDDADSLAEETRTLAARDPLSQGLSKRSVAYYRLPGPAGHKSRYEDPAIEKLAEIAGADPDQEATYVFTNVDMFADAKRFKKAMRP from the coding sequence ATGCTAACGGTCGGCTGCGCGGGATTCGCGGTTCCGGCGACCCGGTACTTCAAGGAGTACCTGTTCGTGGAAGTGCAGGAGACGCACCTGGCCGTCCCCGGCCCGGGTACCCTGCGCCGCTGGCGTCGCGAAGCGCCCGAGGGCTTCGAGTTCGCCCTGCTCGGCCCGCGTCAGGTGGGCCAGGAAGGCTTTCGGGAGGGCAAGGTCATCGAGACCGCCCTCAAGCAGCTGAGCGAGGTGGCGGCCGAGCTGGACGCCTCCACGGCGGTCTTCGTGGCGCCCGCCGACTTCACCGCCTCGCGCAGCAATCGCTCCGCGCTGAAGGACTTCCTGCTCTCGGTCCGCGAGCAGTTCGCCCGCATCGTGTTCGAAGCCGGGCCCGCCTGGAACCCCGACGACGCCGACTCGCTGGCCGAAGAGACCCGCACCCTCGCGGCCCGCGATCCCCTGAGCCAGGGCCTATCCAAGCGTTCAGTGGCATACTATCGGTTGCCCGGTCCGGCGGGCCACAAGTCCCGCTACGAGGATCCCGCCATCGAGAAGCTCGCCGAGATCGCCGGCGCGGATCCGGACCAGGAAGCCACCTACGTGTTCACCAACGTGGACATGTTCGCCGACGCAAAGCGCTTCAAGAAGGCCATGCGCCCCTGA